A single Uloborus diversus isolate 005 chromosome 7, Udiv.v.3.1, whole genome shotgun sequence DNA region contains:
- the LOC129226442 gene encoding UPF0669 protein C6orf120 homolog — MKLRDKAISMLIIISTSLCHCADHFQETLLGAVGSGNYTYYWLPQPGIVILSLLSLEGDADLYVSSKNLKPTFDIENHELQSTTCGIEHIKVSAGYDRPLSIAVYGHPSHEISLYELKIDVFDSVSEADVYPDINPKEVKKTQFSKPPPTPNLPGKEESEYEERSVFWTLFLHVLQVLLDLLVD; from the coding sequence ATGAAGCTTCGGGACAAAGCAATTTCTATGTTGATTATTATATCTACTTCATTATGTCATTGTGCTGATCATTTCCAAGAAACACTTCTGGGCGCCGTTGGAAGTGGTAATTATACGTACTACTGGTTGCCGCAACCTGGCATCGTTATTTTAAGTCTACTATCACTTGAGGGTGATGCTGACTTGTAtgtatcttcaaaaaatttaaagccAACCTTTGACATTGAAAATCATGAATTACAATCGACTACTTGTGGCATCGAACATATTAAAGTATCAGCTGGTTATGATCGTCCGTTGTCAATAGCAGTATATGGTCACCCTTCACATGAAATAAGTTTGTATGAACTAAAAATAGATGTTTTTGATTCTGTATCGGAAGCCGATGTCTACCCTGATATAAATCCAAAGGAAgtgaaaaaaactcagtttagtaAACCTCCACCAACTCCAAATTTACCCGGAAAAGAGGAATCAGAATACGAAGAAAGATCAGTGTTTTGGACATTGTTTCTACATGTGTTACAAGTTTTACTTGATTTACTAGTAGATTGA
- the LOC129225655 gene encoding ADP-ribosylation factor-like protein 16, with translation MLICIGPKSVGKTLLLRRLQQANIHCDPYDEIFSTVPTVGVNIARISFSKHHYLNVHELGGSMAAIWPMHFDGCKGIMFVIDAVNLQQISCACILLYEALKHDSLQNSKFLIILNKTDINSTLELSEVKYLLRLDDILLHAKQEINVIESSCLTGKGISEIKNWLSTFRP, from the coding sequence ATGCTGATTTGTATTGGACCAAAAAGTGTTGGTAAAACTCTTCTGCTTAGGCGATTACAACAAGCCAATATCCATTGTGATCCATACGATGAAATTTTTTCTACTGTACCAACTGTTGGTGTTAACATTGCTAGgatttcattttcaaagcatcattACTTGAACGTTCATGAATTAGGTGGCTCAATGGCAGCAATTTGGCCAATGCATTTTGATGGTTGCAAAGGCATTATGTTTGTCATTGATGCCGTTAATTTACAACAAATCAGCTGTGCATGCATTCTTTTATATGAAGCTCTAAAGCATGACTCATTACAAAATAGTAAATTCCTAATAATCCTGAATAAAACTGATATAAATTCAACCTTGGAGTTATCAGAAGTAAAATATCTATTGAGGTTGGATGATATTTTGCTACATGCAAAACAAGAAATTAATGTAATAGAAAGCAGTTGTTTAACAGGTAAAGGAATCTCAGAGATAAAGAATTGGCTTTCAACTTTTAGACCgtaa